ATCGGCCGTCGGTTCGTCGGCCAGGATGACATCCGGACATCCGAAAATGGCCCGCGCCAGCATCAGGCGGCGCGCCTCGCCGCCGGATATGCCCGCGCCGCTCTCGCCCAGCCGGGCAAGCGTGCCACCCGGCAGCGATTGCACGAAGGCCTCGGCCCCGGTGCGCCGCAACACCTCCGCCAGATCCCCCTGACGGCCCAGCATGATATTGTCCCGGATGCTCGAATTCAGGAAGTGCGGCGCCTGCGGCATCCATCCGAGCCGGGCCCGCCAGGCATCGCAATTCGCGTCGGTCAGCACCACCCGACCGGCAACGAGGACCAGTCCCCGGCTCGGGACCGAAAGGCCGGCCATCAGGCGCAGGAGCGAGGTTTTGCCGGCGCCGCTTGGCCCCACCAGGGCCAGGCTCTCGCCTGCAGCCACCGAAATGGTCGGCAGCGCTCTGCCGCCGGGCGAGTAGCATCCCTCGATGCAGAGGCTGGCCGGGCCTGGCAGTGGGGCGACCCGCTCGCCTCTGCCGGCCATGAATGCCGTCTTTCCCGCCTGCCAGGCCGCAAATTCATCGGCAACTGCCGAGGCCGATGCCCGGTCATGCCAGGCCGCCGCAAGATCCCGCAGAGGCTGATAGAAGTCTGGAGCGAGCAGGAGCAGGAAGATGCCGGATTGCGGCGAGAGCGCTGCTCCCCAGGCGCCGAAGGTGATGGTGCCGAGCAGGGAAAAGCCGACATAGACGGCCATCATGGCAACGCCCACCGCGGCGAACAGTTCAAGCACCGTGGAGGACAGAAAGGCCACCGCCAGCACGGCCATTGTTCGGCGCCGCAGATCATCGGACCGCAGGCGGAAAGGCTCGTGCACGATCTTGCGGGCGCCGAGCAGACGGATGTCGAGCAGGGCCGATAGGCGTTCCACAAGCATGTCGTTGACGCTGCCGACTTCCTTCAGCTGGCGGGAACTGGTTTCCTTTGCCGCATAGCCGACAAGCGCCATGAACAGAGGGATGAGCGGGCCGCTGACCAGCAGAATGCAGGCGGCAACCCAGGAATGCCAGAAGGCGGCCGTCACCAGAACGAGCGGCAGCACCGCCACCCGCGCCTGGGCCGGCAGATAGCGCGTCGCGTAAGGCGAAAGAAGATCGAGCTTCTCCGTCGCCAGCGAGGCAACGGCTCCGGCGCCGCCAAAGCCGCTTTCCTCAAGGCGCCGGGTTTCCATCGCGATCATGGCCTTGCGTGCCGCGCCGATAACGCTGTCGGCCGCCCTCTGGGCCTCCTTTTCCGCCACAAAGGAAAAGGCTGCCCGGCACAGTCCGAGACCGGCGAAAGCGCCGGCCACCATCATCGGCACGATCGCCTCGTCCGCCAGCGCCTGGCCGATCGCCCATGCCACCAGGCCCGCCTGCAAGGGCCATATCAGCGCACCGACCACGCCATAGGCTGCGGCGCGCCGCTGGAACTGAAGACCGGGCGCCATCAGCATCGTCAAGGGATCGGCCGAACGATCCCGCCTTGTCCGGCGTCCGGCGCGCGGGCCGGCCTGCACTGCAGGATTGGCTGGAGGCTCGGATGGCAAGGCGGGCCGAAATAGGGATGGCCGAAATCTGGGACGACGCGGGGCTTTTGCCGTCTCCCGCCGCTCGAAGCCCTCACCCGGAACAGCAGGTGCAGGAGATGCAGTGTCCAGCATGATTGCGACCGCCTTCCTCATTCGTCGTCATCTCGGCAATGCATGCGAGGATAGACGGTCAGATCCTCCAATCCTTGATCTTGATCAAGTTTCGCCAGCCATGGAAAAACAGAGCAGTTCTCATGAATGCTCCTCCCACCCCAAGTTCTTCC
The sequence above is a segment of the Rhizobium sp. SSA_523 genome. Coding sequences within it:
- a CDS encoding ABC transporter ATP-binding protein/permease gives rise to the protein MAPGLQFQRRAAAYGVVGALIWPLQAGLVAWAIGQALADEAIVPMMVAGAFAGLGLCRAAFSFVAEKEAQRAADSVIGAARKAMIAMETRRLEESGFGGAGAVASLATEKLDLLSPYATRYLPAQARVAVLPLVLVTAAFWHSWVAACILLVSGPLIPLFMALVGYAAKETSSRQLKEVGSVNDMLVERLSALLDIRLLGARKIVHEPFRLRSDDLRRRTMAVLAVAFLSSTVLELFAAVGVAMMAVYVGFSLLGTITFGAWGAALSPQSGIFLLLLAPDFYQPLRDLAAAWHDRASASAVADEFAAWQAGKTAFMAGRGERVAPLPGPASLCIEGCYSPGGRALPTISVAAGESLALVGPSGAGKTSLLRLMAGLSVPSRGLVLVAGRVVLTDANCDAWRARLGWMPQAPHFLNSSIRDNIMLGRQGDLAEVLRRTGAEAFVQSLPGGTLARLGESGAGISGGEARRLMLARAIFGCPDVILADEPTADLDPQTADIVTQTLLSEVERGATLIVATHDMRLAQNMHRMIRLGAGS